A genome region from Chengkuizengella sp. SCS-71B includes the following:
- a CDS encoding YwmB family TATA-box binding protein, producing the protein MDKLFINKKKSLKILTYKGDWMLALLKKNIIYSLVLVIILLLSSLSYYIYAHPEDDFLQFVSLSEEIYPEDYTFILKHSSFYKSYENQGDFEQIGNLLMDELQMPHGESLIELNHLVYTSFENKNGTNFAVKLTGMNNDKSTYLTITLDSNHQSLDSLSKTKTKIEATLEKLNINVNWNSMIQGIYTKSEEVDFLKLWEQLNKQLQLNEIETYTGQRTISNSYYSPNLNSKILSGSNPMNIQVALHQNSLNDEWQLTIGSPIITMEY; encoded by the coding sequence TTGGATAAACTATTTATTAACAAAAAGAAAAGTCTTAAAATATTAACTTACAAAGGTGATTGGATGTTAGCGTTATTAAAGAAAAATATCATATACAGCTTAGTGCTTGTCATCATATTGCTATTAAGCAGTTTATCTTATTACATTTATGCACATCCTGAAGATGATTTTTTACAATTTGTGTCTCTTTCTGAAGAGATTTATCCAGAAGATTATACATTTATTTTAAAACACAGTAGTTTTTATAAAAGTTATGAAAATCAAGGAGATTTCGAACAAATAGGAAATCTACTAATGGATGAGCTTCAAATGCCGCATGGTGAAAGTTTAATAGAATTAAATCACTTAGTATACACATCCTTTGAAAATAAAAATGGAACAAATTTTGCTGTAAAATTAACTGGAATGAACAATGACAAATCAACTTATTTAACAATAACATTAGATAGCAATCATCAAAGTTTAGACTCTTTATCTAAAACAAAAACAAAAATTGAGGCTACACTAGAAAAATTAAATATAAATGTAAATTGGAATTCGATGATACAAGGAATATATACAAAATCTGAAGAAGTGGATTTTCTAAAATTATGGGAGCAACTAAACAAACAGCTTCAATTAAATGAAATTGAAACTTATACAGGTCAACGGACAATCAGTAATTCATACTATTCTCCAAATTTAAATTCAAAAATTTTAAGTGGATCTAATCCGATGAATATTCAAGTAGCACTTCATCAAAATTCACTAAATGACGAATGGCAATTAACAATAGGATCTCCAATCATTACAATGGAATATTAA
- a CDS encoding nitroreductase family protein, with protein MLSTKQDIYEIINDRKSVRVYDSSVKIDRSEMNEILEETAKAPSSWNLQHWKFLVIDDEQLKQTLLPIAFNQQQVVDAAATIVVLGDLEANKNGEAVYGEAVKHGFMTQEAKDTLMGQINGAYQNQQAAFSEAVLNPSLAAMQLMLVAKAKGYDTCPMGGFDREKISETFNIPARYIPVMLITVGKQAKPAHETPRFPVSQIASYNTFEG; from the coding sequence ATGTTGTCCACTAAACAAGATATTTATGAAATAATTAACGATCGTAAATCCGTGCGTGTATACGATTCATCTGTCAAAATTGATAGAAGTGAAATGAATGAAATACTTGAAGAAACAGCGAAAGCACCATCTTCATGGAACCTTCAACATTGGAAATTTCTTGTGATTGATGATGAGCAATTAAAGCAAACTTTATTGCCGATTGCCTTTAATCAGCAGCAAGTTGTTGACGCAGCAGCTACAATTGTAGTTCTTGGTGATCTTGAAGCAAATAAAAATGGTGAAGCGGTATACGGTGAAGCAGTGAAACATGGTTTTATGACACAGGAAGCAAAGGATACATTGATGGGTCAAATTAATGGTGCATATCAAAATCAACAAGCTGCTTTTAGTGAAGCTGTACTAAATCCTTCATTAGCTGCGATGCAATTAATGTTAGTTGCAAAAGCAAAAGGTTATGATACATGTCCAATGGGTGGTTTTGATCGAGAAAAAATATCTGAAACTTTTAATATTCCAGCACGTTATATTCCAGTGATGTTGATAACCGTTGGAAAACAAGCCAAGCCAGCACATGAAACACCTAGATTTCCAGTATCTCAAATTGCTTCGTATAATACATTTGAAGGTTAA
- a CDS encoding carbohydrate-binding protein → MKKVILVLFSILITVLLIPTIGIADNHEEWTLVWSDEFNGNTLDTSKWTYDIGNGVGGWGNNEEQYYTSRTENVRVQNGSLIITALNEQFNGFNYTSGKLKTDGLASWKYGKFEARIKLPVGQGFWPAFWMMPQDDIYGGWASSGEIDIMENRGRLPHEISGAIHYGENWPNNVYSGGSITIPNNGTAADWHNYSVEWEPGEIRWYLDGQLYNTETSWYSRSLGQTTNNPFPAPFDQEFYMILNLAVGGNFDGGRVPAPSDFPAEMLVDYVRVYESSGPPTGGPINAFDRIEAENYTSMNGIQTETTTDIGGGLNVGWTDEGDYLAFNQVDFGNGANSVDVRVASNTNGGTIEFRLDSISGPLIGTVNVSNTGGWQSWVTNTAAISNAEGIHDLYVVFRGSTGIGIMNLNWLEFSNTNPFEKIEAESYTSMVGIQTEPTTDVGGGLNVGWTDNGDYLFFENVDFRSGATGIEARVATQTVGGSIEFRLDSTNGPLIGTVNITNTGGWQNWVTNTASITATSGTHDLYLVFRGGSDIGNLNWFNLIN, encoded by the coding sequence ATGAAGAAAGTAATTTTAGTTTTATTTTCAATCTTGATAACAGTTTTATTGATCCCTACAATTGGAATCGCTGACAATCACGAAGAATGGACCTTAGTATGGAGCGATGAATTTAATGGCAATACTCTTGATACGAGTAAGTGGACTTATGATATTGGTAATGGAGTAGGAGGTTGGGGAAATAATGAGGAGCAATATTACACCAGCCGCACAGAAAATGTAAGAGTTCAGAATGGGAGTTTAATAATCACAGCATTAAATGAACAATTTAATGGGTTTAACTATACTTCTGGAAAGTTAAAAACAGATGGACTTGCGAGTTGGAAATACGGAAAATTTGAAGCTAGAATCAAGTTACCTGTAGGACAAGGTTTCTGGCCTGCATTTTGGATGATGCCACAAGATGACATTTATGGTGGATGGGCATCATCTGGTGAAATTGATATTATGGAAAATAGAGGAAGATTGCCTCATGAAATTAGTGGAGCCATTCATTATGGAGAAAATTGGCCAAATAATGTTTATTCAGGCGGATCAATAACAATACCTAATAATGGCACTGCAGCAGACTGGCATAATTATAGTGTGGAGTGGGAACCAGGTGAAATTCGTTGGTACTTGGATGGACAATTATATAATACGGAAACCTCCTGGTATAGCAGAAGTTTAGGTCAAACTACTAATAACCCTTTTCCTGCCCCTTTTGATCAAGAGTTTTATATGATATTGAACTTGGCAGTGGGAGGGAATTTTGATGGAGGTCGTGTACCTGCCCCAAGTGATTTTCCTGCAGAGATGCTTGTAGACTATGTAAGAGTTTATGAATCATCTGGTCCACCTACAGGTGGTCCTATAAATGCATTTGATCGAATTGAGGCAGAAAACTATACATCAATGAATGGAATTCAGACAGAAACAACCACGGATATCGGTGGCGGATTGAATGTTGGATGGACGGATGAAGGAGATTATCTCGCTTTTAATCAAGTTGATTTTGGAAATGGAGCAAATAGTGTTGATGTAAGGGTTGCTAGTAATACAAATGGAGGAACGATTGAATTTAGATTAGATAGTATTTCTGGACCTCTAATTGGAACAGTAAATGTTAGCAATACAGGTGGCTGGCAGAGCTGGGTAACCAATACTGCCGCGATTTCTAATGCTGAAGGTATACATGACTTATATGTAGTTTTCAGAGGTAGTACTGGAATTGGAATTATGAACTTAAATTGGCTGGAATTTTCCAATACAAACCCTTTTGAAAAAATTGAAGCAGAAAGTTATACATCTATGGTTGGTATTCAGACGGAGCCCACTACGGATGTAGGTGGAGGGTTAAATGTAGGCTGGACGGATAATGGAGACTATTTATTTTTTGAAAATGTTGATTTTAGAAGTGGTGCAACTGGAATAGAAGCAAGAGTTGCGACTCAAACAGTTGGGGGAAGCATTGAATTTAGATTAGACAGTACAAATGGTCCATTAATTGGGACCGTTAATATTACAAATACAGGTGGTTGGCAAAATTGGGTAACTAATACAGCTTCTATAACAGCAACTTCGGGTACACATGATTTGTATTTAGTATTTAGAGGCGGCAGCGATATCGGAAATCTCAATTGGTTTAATTTAATAAATTAA
- the mgrA gene encoding L-glyceraldehyde 3-phosphate reductase has translation MTYIASNSRYSDMKYNYCGRSGLKLPVISLGLWHNFGGVDTFENSKSMLLSAFDLGITHFDLANNYGPPPGSAEETLGLVLKSDLASYRDELIISTKAGYGMWEGPYGEWGSKKYLISSLDQSLKRMGLEYVDIFYSHRFDPNTPLEETMGALDQVVRQGKALYVGISNYGPEETKEAIRILNELRTPLLIHQPNYSMFNRWVEDGLQEVLEEAGVGSIAFGPLAQGMLTNRYLEGIPTDSRAAREESIFLNKGDVTKEKINKVQQLNEIASNRGQSLAQMSLAWVLRGGRITTALIGASKVSQIEENVKTINNLEFSSEELNKIENILNG, from the coding sequence ATGACATACATAGCAAGTAACAGTAGATATTCTGATATGAAATACAATTATTGTGGTCGTTCTGGTTTGAAACTGCCCGTTATTTCTTTAGGTTTATGGCACAATTTTGGAGGAGTAGATACTTTTGAAAATTCGAAATCAATGTTGCTTAGTGCATTCGACTTAGGTATTACTCATTTTGATTTAGCAAATAATTACGGTCCTCCTCCCGGATCAGCAGAAGAAACACTAGGTCTTGTCTTAAAATCTGATCTAGCAAGTTACCGAGATGAGTTAATCATTTCAACAAAAGCTGGTTACGGAATGTGGGAAGGTCCATACGGTGAATGGGGTTCTAAAAAATATTTAATCAGCAGCCTAGACCAAAGCTTAAAAAGAATGGGATTAGAATACGTTGATATTTTTTACAGCCACAGATTTGATCCAAATACACCTTTAGAAGAAACGATGGGGGCTCTAGATCAAGTGGTTAGACAAGGAAAAGCACTCTATGTAGGCATTTCAAATTATGGTCCAGAAGAAACAAAAGAAGCCATACGTATTCTCAACGAATTAAGAACACCTTTATTAATCCACCAACCAAATTACTCTATGTTTAACCGTTGGGTTGAAGATGGACTTCAAGAAGTACTTGAAGAAGCTGGAGTCGGTTCCATAGCTTTTGGACCATTGGCACAAGGTATGCTTACAAATCGTTATCTTGAAGGGATTCCTACAGACTCTAGAGCGGCAAGAGAAGAAAGCATTTTCTTGAATAAAGGAGATGTTACTAAAGAAAAAATTAACAAAGTGCAGCAATTGAATGAAATAGCCTCAAACCGTGGACAAAGTTTAGCACAGATGTCATTAGCATGGGTATTACGAGGAGGACGTATTACAACTGCGCTTATAGGAGCAAGCAAAGTGAGTCAGATCGAAGAAAACGTAAAAACTATCAATAATCTTGAGTTCAGTAGTGAAGAATTAAATAAAATTGAGAATATTTTAAATGGATAA
- a CDS encoding NAD(P)/FAD-dependent oxidoreductase: MSYDVIVIGGGPAGLMACISASENGAKVLLVDKGNKLGRKLAISGGGRCNVTNAHEVDEIIKNIPGNGRFLYSAFSNFNNQDIIQFFEKLGIELKEEDRGRMFPVSDKAITVVRTLINAAENLGVHMKTNSPVKRVLYADQQTKGIELQTGEKIKCKSVIIAVGGKSVPHTGSTGDGYVWAEDAGHTITELYPTEVPITSNEPFIQKKELQGLSLRNIELTVWSPKNKKVITHEGDMIFTHFGISGPAALRCSQFVIKTMKKFDVTQIQMSIDLFPEQSEEQLLKQIRNLGENEPKKQIKNLLKKMLPERIIPILLKLVNLKEDMIFNSVANSKWLELISILKKFSIYVKGTRSIEEAFVTGGGVHLKEVNPGTMESKLMNGLFFCGEILDIHGYTGGYNITAAFVTGHTAGINAAQKEPYI; this comes from the coding sequence ATGTCTTATGATGTTATCGTAATTGGTGGCGGACCTGCTGGTTTAATGGCTTGTATTTCTGCAAGTGAAAATGGAGCTAAAGTGTTACTTGTTGACAAAGGGAATAAATTAGGTAGAAAGTTAGCTATTTCTGGAGGCGGTAGATGTAACGTCACAAACGCCCATGAAGTTGACGAAATTATAAAAAACATCCCTGGAAACGGGCGTTTTTTATATAGTGCTTTTTCCAATTTCAATAATCAAGATATTATACAGTTTTTTGAAAAGTTAGGAATCGAATTAAAAGAAGAAGATCGGGGTAGAATGTTTCCTGTTTCGGATAAAGCGATAACTGTTGTACGCACTCTAATTAATGCAGCAGAAAACCTAGGTGTACACATGAAGACCAACTCTCCAGTGAAACGAGTCCTTTATGCTGATCAACAAACAAAAGGAATTGAATTACAAACAGGCGAGAAGATAAAATGTAAGTCTGTGATTATAGCAGTTGGAGGAAAATCTGTTCCACATACAGGTTCTACTGGGGATGGATATGTTTGGGCAGAAGATGCAGGTCATACGATTACCGAACTATATCCTACAGAAGTTCCAATTACCTCAAACGAACCTTTTATTCAAAAAAAAGAGCTTCAAGGATTATCTTTAAGAAACATTGAGCTCACCGTTTGGAGCCCCAAAAACAAAAAAGTAATCACCCATGAGGGAGACATGATTTTTACCCATTTTGGTATTTCTGGACCAGCGGCTTTACGATGCAGTCAATTTGTAATCAAAACGATGAAAAAGTTTGATGTGACTCAAATACAGATGTCAATTGATTTATTTCCTGAACAATCCGAAGAACAGCTTCTCAAACAAATCAGAAACTTAGGTGAAAACGAACCTAAGAAACAAATCAAAAACTTATTAAAAAAAATGTTGCCTGAACGAATCATTCCTATTTTACTTAAATTAGTTAATTTAAAGGAAGATATGATTTTTAACAGTGTAGCAAATTCCAAATGGTTAGAACTAATATCCATTCTAAAGAAATTTAGCATTTATGTAAAAGGAACTCGTTCTATTGAGGAAGCCTTTGTAACAGGTGGAGGCGTACACCTGAAGGAAGTGAATCCTGGAACGATGGAATCCAAATTAATGAATGGTCTGTTTTTTTGTGGTGAAATATTGGATATTCATGGTTATACAGGGGGATATAACATCACTGCTGCGTTTGTTACTGGACATACTGCTGGTATTAATGCTGCACAAAAAGAGCCATACATCTAA